One region of Primulina tabacum isolate GXHZ01 chromosome 1, ASM2559414v2, whole genome shotgun sequence genomic DNA includes:
- the LOC142537583 gene encoding ABC transporter G family member 28-like isoform X1, whose protein sequence is MIRRKLLGSSAFTCLFYACIVTLHPFSFLRFVQCQLGALSPPPLPNPGTFDLLTQAAYARLDNLTTELLSSQLVQEYSFCIEDPKADWDKAFNYSSDSNFLTACMLKVGDVSRRLCTAAEVEIYFNNLLNGMNRARPNRNCNSTYWVAGCEPGWACMTDIEGQVDLKNSQEVPARGSDCQSCCEGFFCPSSITCMIPCPLGAYCPLATLNKTTGICDPYSYRTPPGQPDHSCGGANIWADARTNREMFCPAGSYCPTNTVERPCSSGNYCPMGSTGEKRCFRLTTCDPKTESQNIHLYGVMLIGALSTLLLIIYNCSDQLLIIRERRFRKSRETAVRNVREKTEARARWKSAKDAAVKHVAELHAQISGRFSKRMPSNPEEFKILNEIETEMTDDLYSSVSADGSGMPHQSNANSKGEKTESSLHIHTEDEKEDNFGKFDIDSRNKDVKNKVSKGKDIHTRSQIFNYAYTQLEKEKAQQQQSKNLNFSGLISLAANDEIRKRPFIEIVFTDLTVTLKGKRKKLLKSVTGKISPGRVTATMGPSGAGKTTFLSALTGKAVGCNVTGLVLINEKAVSIHSYRKIVGFVPQDDIVHGNLTVEENLWFSARCRLSADLSKPEKVLIVERVIDSLGLQAVRASIVGTVEKRGISGGQRKRVNVGLELVMEPSLLFLDEPTSGLDSSSSQLLLRALRREALEGVNICMVVHQPSYALFQMFDDLILLAKGGLTVYHGPVRQVEEYFAGLGICVPERVNPPDYFIDILEGLIKTSSSSGVDYEDLPVRWMLHNGYPIPPDMRTDSNGTSNHELHDSVMEEQSFAGEVWQHVKSHVAQKHDRIRRNFLQSTDLSKRKTPNIILQYKYFLGRLSKQRLREAKTHAVDYLILLIAGACLGSLTNADDATFGFGAYTYTIIAASLLCKIAALRSFSLDKLQYWRESASGISSFAHFMAKDTVDLFNVLMKPVVYLSMFYFFSNPKSSFADNYAVLLCLVYCVTGIAYALAIFLEPGPSQLCAVLLPVVLTLIATQLNGSKFVRTVGGFCYPKWALEAFVIANAERYYGVWLLTRCGALHRFGYNVNHFVLRLSMLILAGVGFRAMAFIGMVTFRKK, encoded by the exons ATGATAAGAAGGAAGCTGCTGGGATCTTCTGCATTCACATGTCTTTTCTATGCCTGCATCGTTACACTCCACCCATTCAGCTTCCTGCGGTTTGTGCAATGCCAACTTGGTGCGTTGAGTCCACCCCCGCTGCCAAATCCTGGTACTTTTGACTTATTGACTCAAGCAGCTTACGCCAGGCTCGACAATCTCACCACGGAGTTGCTCTCCAGCCAACTTGTGCAAGAATACAGCTTTTGCATCGAGGATCC GAAAGCTGATTGGGATAAAGCCTTTAATTATTCTTCAGATTCGAATTTCTTGACTGCTTGTATGCTCAAAGTCGGAG ATGTTAGTCGACGATTATGCACAGCCGCGGAAgtagaaatttattttaataatttgctCAATGGGATGAACCGTGCGAGACCTAACCGGAATTGTAACTCAACATATTGGGTTGCTGGTTGTGAACCGGGATGGGCTTGTATGACCGATATTGAGGGGCAAGTTGATCTTAAAAATTCTCAAGAAGTACCTGCAAGAGGAAGTGATTGCCAATCTTGTTGTGAGGGCTTTTTTTGCCCATCTAGCATCACATGCATGATAC CATGTCCATTGGGTGCCTACTGCCCACTTGCAACACTCAATAAAACTACAGGCATATGCGATCC ATATTCTTACCGAACACCTCCGGGACAACCAGATCATAGTTGTGGTGGTGCAAATATATGGGCTGATGCACGGACCAACAGGGAGATGTTCTGTCCTGCGGGTTCCTATTGTCCAACAAACACAGTGGAACGACCTTGCAGCAGTGG GAATTATTGTCCAATGGGTTCCACTGGTGAAAAAC GATGCTTCAGGTTGACTACATGTGATCCGAAAACTGAAAGTCAAAATATTCATTTATATGGTGTGATGCTTATT GGTGCATTAAGTACTCTTTTGCTCATTATATATAATTGTTCAGACCAACTTCTTATTATTCGTGAGAGGAGATTCAGAAAATCCAGGGAAACGGCAGTAAGAAATGTTAGGGAGAAGACAGAAGCACGTGCAAGGTGGAAATCTGCCAAAGATGCTGCTGTGAAGCATGTGGCTGAATTGCATGCTCAGATTTCTGGCAGATTTTCTAAAAGGATGCCCTCAAATCCGGAGGAATTCAAAATTCTGAATGAAATAGAAACCGAAATGACTGATGATTTATATTCATCCGTATCAGCCGATGGCTCTGGTATGCCTCATCAATCAAATGCCAATTCCAAAGGAGAGAAAACAGAATCCAGTCTTCATATTCACACGGAAGATGAGAAGGAAGATAATTTTGGCAAATTCGACATTGATTCCAGAAACAAAGATGTCAAAAACAAAGTTtcaaaaggaaaagatattCATACACGTAGTCAGATTTTCAATTACGCATATACACAACTTGAAAAGGAGAAAGCTCAGCAGCAACAGAGCAAGAACCTTAATTTCTCGGGTCTAATTTCATTGGCTGCGAATGATGAAATTAGGAAAAGGCCTTTCATTGAGATCGTGTTTACAGACCTCACTGTCACTTTGAAAGGCAAGCGTAAAAAACTTTTGAAGTCCGTCACTGGGAAGATAAGTCCTGGCCGTGTTACGGCTACCATGGGCCCATCGGGAGCTGGGAAAACTACTTTTCTTTCTGCTTTGACAGGAAAAGCAGTAGGATGCAACGTGACTGGCTTGGTTTTGATTAACGAAAAGGCAGTATCAATCCATTCATATAGAAAAATAGTTGGTTTTGTTCCACAAGATGACATTGTGCATGGAAATTTGACTGTGGAGGAGAATCTATGGTTCAGTGCAAGGTGCAG aCTATCTGCAGATTTATCGAAGCCTGAGAAGGTGCTTATAGTCGAAAGAGTCATTGACTCCTTGGGTTTACAGGCTGTACGAGCTTCCATAGTCGGAACAGTGGAGAAGCGAGGAATCTCTGGAGGTCAGAGGAAAAGAGTAAATGTCGGCCTGGAGTTAGTGATGGAACCGTCACTATTGTTCTTAGATGAACCGACATCCGGGTTGGACAGCTCATCTTCGCAGCTACTTCTTAGAGCTCTTAGGCGGGAAGCTCTCGAGGGGGTAAATATATGCATGGTTGTCCATCAACCAAG CTATGCATTGTTCCAGATGTTTGATGATTTGATACTTCTAGCAAAAGGAGGCCTTACTGTATATCATGGACCTGTAAGACAAGTTGAAGAATACTTTGCAGGTCTAGGCATCTGTGTCCCAGAGCGTGTTAATCCACCAGATTACTTTATTGACATTTTGGAGGGGTTAATTAAAACAAGCTCAAGTTCCGGTGTTGATTATGAGGACCTTCCTGTTAGATGGATGCTACATAATGGTTATCCTATCCCCCCTGATATGAGAACTGATTCAAATGGAACTTCAAATCATGAGTTACATGATTCTGTCATGGAGGAACAATCCTTTGCTGGGGAAGTATGGCAACATGTTAAATCCCATGTTGCACAAAAGCATGATAGGATACGGCGCAACTTCTTACAGTCAACCGACTTATCCAAAAGGAAAACCCCAAATATTATCTTACAGTACAAGTACTTCCTTGGAAG ACTTAGTAAGCAGCGATTGAGAGAAGCTAAAACACATGCTGTAGATTATCTTATCCTGTTAATTGCTGGGGCCTGCTTGGGATCACTTACTAATGCAGATGATGCAACCTTTGGTTTTGGTGCTTATACATATACCATAATTGCTGCTT CTCTATTGTGCAAGATTGCGGCTCTAAGGTCGTTTTCTCTGGACAAGTTACAATACTGGAGAGAGAGCGCTTCTGGCATTAGCAGCTTCGCTCATTTCATGGCCAAGGACACGGTTGATCTATTCAACGTACTGATGAAGCCAGTCGTCTATCTCTCCATGTTTTATTTCTTCAGCAACCCAAAATCTTCCTTTGCAGACAACTACGCCGTCTTACTCTGCCTCGTTTACTGTGTAACTGGTATAGCTTATGCCTTGGCCATCTTTCTTGAACCAGGTCCCTCCCAGCTG TGCGCGGTGCTTCTTCCGGTTGTTTTGACTCTTATTGCAACTCAGTTGAATGGAAGCAAGTTTGTGAGGACTGTAGGCGGCTTTTGTTATCCAAAGTGGGCACTCGAAGCATTTGTTATTGCAAATGCAGAACG
- the LOC142537583 gene encoding ABC transporter G family member 28-like isoform X2 encodes MIRRKLLGSSAFTCLFYACIVTLHPFSFLRFVQCQLGALSPPPLPNPGTFDLLTQAAYARLDNLTTELLSSQLVQEYSFCIEDPKADWDKAFNYSSDSNFLTACMLKVGDVSRRLCTAAEVEIYFNNLLNGMNRARPNRNCNSTYWVAGCEPGWACMTDIEGQVDLKNSQEVPARGSDCQSCCEGFFCPSSITCMIPCPLGAYCPLATLNKTTGICDPYSYRTPPGQPDHSCGGANIWADARTNREMFCPAGSYCPTNTVERPCSSGNYCPMGSTGEKRCFRLTTCDPKTESQNIHLYGVMLIGALSTLLLIIYNCSDQLLIIRERRFRKSRETAVRNVREKTEARARWKSAKDAAVKHVAELHAQISGRFSKRMPSNPEEFKILNEIETEMTDDLYSSVSADGSGMPHQSNANSKGEKTESSLHIHTEDEKEDNFGKFDIDSRNKDVKNKVSKGKDIHTRSQIFNYAYTQLEKEKAQQQQSKNLNFSGLISLAANDEIRKRPFIEIVFTDLTVTLKGKRKKLLKSVTGKISPGRVTATMGPSGAGKTTFLSALTGKAVGCNVTGLVLINEKAVSIHSYRKIVGFVPQDDIVHGNLTVEENLWFSARCRLSADLSKPEKVLIVERVIDSLGLQAVRASIVGTVEKRGISGGQRKRVNVGLELVMEPSLLFLDEPTSGLDSSSSQLLLRALRREALEGVNICMVVHQPSYALFQMFDDLILLAKGGLTVYHGPVRQVEEYFAGLGICVPERVNPPDYFIDILEGLIKTSSSSGVDYEDLPVRWMLHNGYPIPPDMRTDSNGTSNHELHDSVMEEQSFAGEVWQHVKSHVAQKHDRIRRNFLQSTDLSKRKTPNIILQYKYFLGSSIVQDCGSKVVFSGQVTILERERFWH; translated from the exons ATGATAAGAAGGAAGCTGCTGGGATCTTCTGCATTCACATGTCTTTTCTATGCCTGCATCGTTACACTCCACCCATTCAGCTTCCTGCGGTTTGTGCAATGCCAACTTGGTGCGTTGAGTCCACCCCCGCTGCCAAATCCTGGTACTTTTGACTTATTGACTCAAGCAGCTTACGCCAGGCTCGACAATCTCACCACGGAGTTGCTCTCCAGCCAACTTGTGCAAGAATACAGCTTTTGCATCGAGGATCC GAAAGCTGATTGGGATAAAGCCTTTAATTATTCTTCAGATTCGAATTTCTTGACTGCTTGTATGCTCAAAGTCGGAG ATGTTAGTCGACGATTATGCACAGCCGCGGAAgtagaaatttattttaataatttgctCAATGGGATGAACCGTGCGAGACCTAACCGGAATTGTAACTCAACATATTGGGTTGCTGGTTGTGAACCGGGATGGGCTTGTATGACCGATATTGAGGGGCAAGTTGATCTTAAAAATTCTCAAGAAGTACCTGCAAGAGGAAGTGATTGCCAATCTTGTTGTGAGGGCTTTTTTTGCCCATCTAGCATCACATGCATGATAC CATGTCCATTGGGTGCCTACTGCCCACTTGCAACACTCAATAAAACTACAGGCATATGCGATCC ATATTCTTACCGAACACCTCCGGGACAACCAGATCATAGTTGTGGTGGTGCAAATATATGGGCTGATGCACGGACCAACAGGGAGATGTTCTGTCCTGCGGGTTCCTATTGTCCAACAAACACAGTGGAACGACCTTGCAGCAGTGG GAATTATTGTCCAATGGGTTCCACTGGTGAAAAAC GATGCTTCAGGTTGACTACATGTGATCCGAAAACTGAAAGTCAAAATATTCATTTATATGGTGTGATGCTTATT GGTGCATTAAGTACTCTTTTGCTCATTATATATAATTGTTCAGACCAACTTCTTATTATTCGTGAGAGGAGATTCAGAAAATCCAGGGAAACGGCAGTAAGAAATGTTAGGGAGAAGACAGAAGCACGTGCAAGGTGGAAATCTGCCAAAGATGCTGCTGTGAAGCATGTGGCTGAATTGCATGCTCAGATTTCTGGCAGATTTTCTAAAAGGATGCCCTCAAATCCGGAGGAATTCAAAATTCTGAATGAAATAGAAACCGAAATGACTGATGATTTATATTCATCCGTATCAGCCGATGGCTCTGGTATGCCTCATCAATCAAATGCCAATTCCAAAGGAGAGAAAACAGAATCCAGTCTTCATATTCACACGGAAGATGAGAAGGAAGATAATTTTGGCAAATTCGACATTGATTCCAGAAACAAAGATGTCAAAAACAAAGTTtcaaaaggaaaagatattCATACACGTAGTCAGATTTTCAATTACGCATATACACAACTTGAAAAGGAGAAAGCTCAGCAGCAACAGAGCAAGAACCTTAATTTCTCGGGTCTAATTTCATTGGCTGCGAATGATGAAATTAGGAAAAGGCCTTTCATTGAGATCGTGTTTACAGACCTCACTGTCACTTTGAAAGGCAAGCGTAAAAAACTTTTGAAGTCCGTCACTGGGAAGATAAGTCCTGGCCGTGTTACGGCTACCATGGGCCCATCGGGAGCTGGGAAAACTACTTTTCTTTCTGCTTTGACAGGAAAAGCAGTAGGATGCAACGTGACTGGCTTGGTTTTGATTAACGAAAAGGCAGTATCAATCCATTCATATAGAAAAATAGTTGGTTTTGTTCCACAAGATGACATTGTGCATGGAAATTTGACTGTGGAGGAGAATCTATGGTTCAGTGCAAGGTGCAG aCTATCTGCAGATTTATCGAAGCCTGAGAAGGTGCTTATAGTCGAAAGAGTCATTGACTCCTTGGGTTTACAGGCTGTACGAGCTTCCATAGTCGGAACAGTGGAGAAGCGAGGAATCTCTGGAGGTCAGAGGAAAAGAGTAAATGTCGGCCTGGAGTTAGTGATGGAACCGTCACTATTGTTCTTAGATGAACCGACATCCGGGTTGGACAGCTCATCTTCGCAGCTACTTCTTAGAGCTCTTAGGCGGGAAGCTCTCGAGGGGGTAAATATATGCATGGTTGTCCATCAACCAAG CTATGCATTGTTCCAGATGTTTGATGATTTGATACTTCTAGCAAAAGGAGGCCTTACTGTATATCATGGACCTGTAAGACAAGTTGAAGAATACTTTGCAGGTCTAGGCATCTGTGTCCCAGAGCGTGTTAATCCACCAGATTACTTTATTGACATTTTGGAGGGGTTAATTAAAACAAGCTCAAGTTCCGGTGTTGATTATGAGGACCTTCCTGTTAGATGGATGCTACATAATGGTTATCCTATCCCCCCTGATATGAGAACTGATTCAAATGGAACTTCAAATCATGAGTTACATGATTCTGTCATGGAGGAACAATCCTTTGCTGGGGAAGTATGGCAACATGTTAAATCCCATGTTGCACAAAAGCATGATAGGATACGGCGCAACTTCTTACAGTCAACCGACTTATCCAAAAGGAAAACCCCAAATATTATCTTACAGTACAAGTACTTCCTTGGAAG CTCTATTGTGCAAGATTGCGGCTCTAAGGTCGTTTTCTCTGGACAAGTTACAATACTGGAGAGAGAGCGCTTCTGGCATTAG